A DNA window from Portunus trituberculatus isolate SZX2019 chromosome 47, ASM1759143v1, whole genome shotgun sequence contains the following coding sequences:
- the LOC123520631 gene encoding uncharacterized protein LOC123520631 — MTVEVLDIHNHETFTVTERENEGWASHKLTSSTLNVSCIYMPLKAEGYLLEGVKCDRSSRMPNRCFCTDRFCRPYISLSILLEYLQTHIPTHTEHEMKGVGGMKVEVWRASKTDMTIEAVYTRTRRDLTPLSFTVKGPGSVFMIPNGPIWLQYQVRSWALTTVPTQELVSTPPGVVCPVHERKFLPKLSNQFSLTMETVIQNLGTIAYESQHYEAEEKLVSFTYRPHLHADGMFLLNIPGLTDLTIETYRVIHDFKTGIQYMINEKTTNCSIQGIPVSALDAASAENQHIRLRHASELISIDPNLFFYKGTRVVRGILCDVWVAERGVRKGQYYTVEVFFSHENWTVEVEVFNKVRQVPIGISSYIADADNPSRWTSVVHTFFYEYRDGHPSWRHFDISPCLNRINRLFLILTLEVSYTELVHYNLEAAKNSIRRAVAGIAGVSPLRVTDMFLSSRQSTGEVDVWFVLLEKPDVTGPIITPRPQLLMADAYKLLLDITQNHNVSVKLDLSSKKKLFVTIKSGSLTTTTEALHPHMRHRSIRYLKAGYTAGSMAGLGFSMAILGTCVGIFVGFLLWRRQTTKPCHLVD; from the exons ATGACGGTGGAGGTGTTGGACATCCACAACCACGAGACCTTCACAGTGACCGAGCGAGAGAACGAAGGCTGGGCGTCTCACAaactcacctcctccaccctcaaCGTCTCGTGTATCTACATGCCCCTAAAGGCAGAAGGATACCTGCTCGAAG GTGTGAAGTGTGACCGTTCCTCACGCATGCCTAACAGATGCTTCTGCACCGATCGGTTCTGCCGCCCCTACATCTCCCTGAGCATACTGCTGGAGTACCTGCAGACACACATACCCACTCACACCGAG CATGAGATGAAAGGCGTGGGTGGGATGAAGGTGGAAGTGTGGCGAGCCAGCAAGACTGACATGACAATTGAGGCTGTGTACACCCGCACCAGGAGAGACCTCACGCCCCTCTCCTTCACCGTCAAGGGACCAG GTAGTGTGTTCATGATACCCAACGGTCCCATCTGGCTGCAGTACCAAGTGAGGTCCTGGGCACTCACCACCGTGCCCACCCAGGAGCTGGTGTCCACGCCCCCTGGAGTCGTGTGTCCTGTTCACGAGAGAAAATTCCTACCCAAGCTATCCAATCAGTTTTCCCTCACCATGGAAACTGTGATCCAG AATCTGGGCACCATTGCATACGAGTCACAGCACTATGAGGCGGAGGAGAAGCTGGTATCGTTCACGTACCGGCCACACTTGCACGCTGACGGCATGTTCCTCCTTAACATCCCTGGCCTCACGGACCTCACTATCGAGACCTACCGCGTCATCCATGACTTCAAGACCG gCATCCAGTACATGATCAACGAGAAGACCACCAATTGCAGCATCCAGGGCATCCCCGTGTCTGCCCTGGACGCTGCTTCGGCCGAGAATCAACACATCAGACTCCGCCACGCCTCGGAACTCATCTCCATTGACCCCAACTTGTTCTTCTACAAGGGCACG CGTGTGGTGCGTGGAATCCTGTGTGACGTGTGGGTGGCGGAGCGCGGAGTGAGGAAGGGCCAGTATTACACAGTGGAGGTGTTCTTCTCCCACGAGAACTGgacggtggaggtggaggtgttcAACAAGGTGCGGCAGGTCCCCATCGGAATTTCCTCGTACATTGCAGACGCG GACAACCCTAGCCGCTGGACATCTGTGGTGCATACTTTCTTCTACGAGTACCGCGACGGGCATCCCTCATGGCGGCACTTTGATATTTCACCCTGCCTCAACCGCATTAAccgcctcttcctcatcctgacGCTCGAGGTTTCCTATACTGAGCTGGTCCACTACAACCTGGAGGCCGCCAAGAACTCCATCAGGCGTGCGGTGGCCGGCATCGCTGGGGTCTCTCCTCTCAGGGTCACAGAcatgttt CTGAGCAGCCGCCAGAGCACAGGGGAGGTGGACGTGTGGTTCGTGCTGCTGGAGAAGCCAGATGTCACGGGGCCCATCATCACCCCGCGACCACAGCTCCTCATGGCGGACGCGTATAAGCTCCTCCTTGACATCACGCAGAACCACAACGTCTCCGTCAAGCTGGACCTCTCGTCGAAGAAGAAGCTA TTCGTGACCATCAAGAGTGGctccctaaccaccaccacggaGGCCCTGCACCCACACATGAGACACAGGTCCATTCGTTACCTGAAGGCGGGGTACACTGCTGGCAGCATGGCGGGCCTTGGTTTCTCCATGGCCATCCTGGGTACGTGTGTGGGGATCTTTGTGGGTTTCTTGTTGTGGAGGCGCCAGACCACCAAACCCTGCCATCTGGTGGACTGA
- the LOC123520752 gene encoding uncharacterized protein LOC123520752: protein MNMMALPLSVVGRVFCTSGFARCLTTSALLSGRGIRGTVKVLGLREEEIEEMNPDELEAMTDASFNTFNQEAAHIEVDAKKYQHYLRRRTIQHKYFKAYGPVEENLLTCSMKEQLKYLHSSDPDQWTPEVLSKSFPISPEGVVRLTKSYWIPKSEVERQRHDKAVVARWKKHMRGQIGSFRILEKALRNKFAPEKLPSPVVGMENVVSILEGLHFDGEEPYVPKYVKKKNKPPRQSKMPGKSFYSIIEDYELKTSPGKEQNEKKDSTNNLARISGPPQYEGSYTRIRGKDTTRRRRASHSKKAKLMTFTEFMQKKK from the exons ATG AATATGATGGCTTTACCTTTGAGTGTGGTTGGCAGAGTGTTCTGCACTTCTGGGTTTGCTAGGTGCCTCACAACCTCTGCTCTTCTCTCAG GTCGGGGGATCCGGGGTACAGTGAAGGTATTGGGGTTGCGGGAGGAGGAAATTGAGGAAATGAATCCAGATGAGCTTGAGGCCATGACTGATGCCTCCTTTAATACCTTTAATCAAGAGGCAGCCCACATTGAAGT tgATGCAAAGAAATATCAGCATTATTTGCGAAGAAGAACTATCCAGCATAAATATTTCAAGGCTTATGGCCCAGTGGAGGAAAATCTGCTGACATGTTCAATGAAGGAGCAGCTAAAGTACTTGCATTCTAGTGATCCAGATCAATGGACTCCTGAGGTCCTCTCAAAGTCCTTCCCCATTTCTCCTGAAGGTGTTGTG AGGCTGACTAAGTCCTATTGGATCCCCAAGTCAGAagtagaaagacaaagacatgACAAAGCTGTGGTGGCTCGCTGGAAGAAACATATGAGGGGTCAAATTGGTAGTTTCCGAATTTTAGAGAAAGCTCTAAGGAATAA ATTTGCACCCGAGAAGCTGCCATCTCCAGTTGTTGGTATGGAGAATGTAGTCAGTATACTTGAaggtctgcattttgatggagAGGAACCCTATG TTCCAAAatacgtaaagaaaaagaataaacctCCAAGGCAATCCAAGATGCCAGGCAAGTCATTTTATAGTATAATTGAAGACTATGAATTGAAAACTTCACCTGGGAAAGaacaaaatgagaagaaagattcCACCAATAATTTGGCTAGAATATCTGGCCCACCCCAATATGAAGGTTCATACACAAGGATCAGAGGTAAGGatacaacaaggaggaggagggcctcACATTCAAAAAAAGCCAAACTGATGACTTTCACTGAATTCatgcagaaaaagaaataa